The nucleotide sequence CGTCACGCCGACATGCTTGTAGAAGGCGCGGCGCAGCGTGTCGGCGTTGGCGAAGCCGCACTCCGCGGCAACCTGCTTGGGTGTCCGGGAACCGGATTCCAGCATCGAACGGGCAGCGGACACGCGCGCCGCTTCCACCCATGCCGCCGGCGTGATGCCGATCTCGGTGCGGAATAGCCGTGCGAAGTGGCGCGGGCTCAGGCCCGCATGCCGCGCCAGGCTGGCCACGTCATGCCGCAATCCGGGGTGGGCGGCGACCCAGCGCTGCACCTCCTGCAAAACAGAGCGTCCGGCGGGATGGGTTTCACCCTTGCGGCTGAATTGCAGTTGTCCGCCGGGCCGCTTGAAAAACATCACCAGCTGGCTGGCGACCTGCCGCGCGATGTCGCGGCCCAGGTCTTCTTCTACCAGGGCCAGGGCCAGATCCAGGCCGGCCGTCACGCCGGCGGCGGTGCGCACCTTGCCGTCGCGCACATATAGCGCATCTTCGTCCACGGTAATCGAGGGATAGGACTGGACCAGCGGCTCCGCGGCGGCCCAGTGGGTGGTGATGCGGCGGCCATCCAGCAGGCCGGTCGCGGCCAGTACGAAGGCGCCGGTGCATACCGAGCCGTAGCGCCGTGAGC is from Bordetella bronchialis and encodes:
- a CDS encoding GlxA family transcriptional regulator — protein: MAKSIAVLALPGVQLLDVSGPLDVFAQANLEAGQDYYELRVVACEPGPLRSSSGTRILPDLVAGQAQDRFDTLLVAGAPHAHRLQLPAGIIEWLRASARRSRRYGSVCTGAFVLAATGLLDGRRITTHWAAAEPLVQSYPSITVDEDALYVRDGKVRTAAGVTAGLDLALALVEEDLGRDIARQVASQLVMFFKRPGGQLQFSRKGETHPAGRSVLQEVQRWVAAHPGLRHDVASLARHAGLSPRHFARLFRTEIGITPAAWVEAARVSAARSMLESGSRTPKQVAAECGFANADTLRRAFYKHVGVTPAEYRRRHAHAYDA